From one Oncorhynchus clarkii lewisi isolate Uvic-CL-2024 chromosome 6, UVic_Ocla_1.0, whole genome shotgun sequence genomic stretch:
- the LOC139412183 gene encoding octapeptide-repeat protein T2-like, whose product MMEGQRRLEEVGAQEQRAARLEQDLQAAHRQCAKRQQAVQMRDNLLRRLKADLLEARETLRSRAVEVERQAATARGLEADVQRGRREGQQREAECGSLRTQLMTLREELKEAQGCCRDMGPRWRV is encoded by the exons ATGATGGAGGGCCAGCGCAGGCTGGAGGAGGTGGGAGCTCAAGAGCAGAGGGCTGCCAGGCTGGAGCAAGACCTGCAGGCCGCCCACAGACAGTGTGCCAAGAGACAGCAG GCAGTGCAGATGCGGGATAACCTCCTGAGGCGTTTGAAGGCTGACCTGCTGGAGGCCCGGGAGACTCTGAGGAGTCGGGCTGTGGAGGTGGAGCGGCAGGCAGCTACAGCCAGGGGCCTGGAGGCTGACGTCCAGAGGGGCAGGAGGGAAGgacagcagagagaggcagagtgtgGCTCTCTCAGGACCCAGCTGATGACCCTCAGGGAGGAACTAAAGGAGGCCCAAGGATGCTGCAGGGACATGG GACCCAGGTGGAGAGTCTGA